The DNA sequence TCCCGGTGACCGAGGAGCTCCTGAACGGTCCGGATGTCGTGGTTGTCCTCGAGCAGGTGGGTGGCGAAGGAGTGTCGAAACGTGTGACAGGTCGCGCGCTTCGCGATGCCCGCGCGGCGCGCGGCCTCCTTCACCGCCCGCTGCAGCACGGACTCGTGCAGGTGGTGGCGGCGCCGCTGGCCGGTGACACGGTCCACGTAGAAACGGGTCGCCGGGAAGATCCACTGCCAGGCCCATTCCCGCCCGGCGTTCGGGTACTTGCGCGCGAGCGCCCACGGGAGTTCCACCCAGCCGGCTCCGCACTGCAGATCGCGCTCGTGCTGCCGTTGCACCCCGTGAAGGTGCCGGGCCAGGTCCGCCTTCACGGCGCCGGGGAGCATGGTGACCCGATCCTTGTCACCCTTGCCCCCACGGACCACGATCTGGTTGGACGCGAAGTCGACGTCCTGGACCCGTAGCCGGGCGCACTCGAGGAGGCGGAGCCCGGCACCGTACATGAGGAGAACCATCAGCCGCGGCGTGCCCTGGAGCTGCTGGATGACGGCCCGCACCTCGGCGCGGGTGAGCACCACGGGCAGCCGCTGCGCGCCCTTCGCCCGCACCACGTTGTCGAGCCATGGCAAGTCCTGTTCCAGGACGTCCCGATAAAGGAACAGGAGGGCGCTCAGCGCCTGATTCTGTGTCGAGGCCGCCACGTTCCCATCGACGGCCAGCGAGGTCAGAAACCGGGTGGCCTCGGCCGCGCCCATCTCGGTGGGATGACGCTTGCCGTGAAACAAGATGTACCGGCGGATCCACGCGACGTAGGTCTTCTCTGTGCGGCGGCTGTAGTGCCGGGCGCGGATGGCCTGGCGGACCCGGTCGAGGAGTCGGGGCTTCGGCGCGCCGGCGGGGCCAGCCTCACGGACGGCGAGTGTGGCAGCGAGGGCGCCTTCCGACAAGATTTCGAGCCCCCTTTTGTTCGTGCGTCTCGAACATAGCCGAGCGGGTCGGAGCCCGCAAGACGAATCCACAAGACGAATCCACGAGCGGCCGTGAGCGCTCGATGAGTGCATGGGATCGGATACAGTTGAGCTCATAGGCCGTGGTGTTCAGACCGGCGAGGCGCTACGCGACGGTGACACGCTATTCCAGGTCCAGCGTGTTGGTCGCGAACATCTCCTCCGGATTGACCCGGCTAGCCATGGTGAGCTCGTCGCGGCCCGGCGCGCCGGGCCGCCGTTCCCGCTCGCTTCGCGCCACGCA is a window from the Candidatus Methylomirabilota bacterium genome containing:
- a CDS encoding integron integrase; the protein is MSEGALAATLAVREAGPAGAPKPRLLDRVRQAIRARHYSRRTEKTYVAWIRRYILFHGKRHPTEMGAAEATRFLTSLAVDGNVAASTQNQALSALLFLYRDVLEQDLPWLDNVVRAKGAQRLPVVLTRAEVRAVIQQLQGTPRLMVLLMYGAGLRLLECARLRVQDVDFASNQIVVRGGKGDKDRVTMLPGAVKADLARHLHGVQRQHERDLQCGAGWVELPWALARKYPNAGREWAWQWIFPATRFYVDRVTGQRRRHHLHESVLQRAVKEAARRAGIAKRATCHTFRHSFATHLLEDNHDIRTVQELLGHR